The DNA region TGGGGTATGGCGGCAGAGTTGGCAGGCGATGGAGGTGCTGCGGTGCGGTGTCCCTGCCTTCGGTGCCATCCGAGACAGGAGAGCGGTTGGGTCCTGCTGTAGGAACCAACACCGGCGAGTTGGACGGCCCGGATTGAGAAACAGCGCTCAAGCCGATAGTCACCGTCCGAGAGCCACCATTACCGCAATGAGGATCACAGCAGACCGCTGCACTCGGGTAGAAAACATCTCCACCCCCAGAAGCTGGCCGAGTTGTCCCGACCCCGAGGCCGCCACTGGTTGAGAGACTAGCGGTTTAGTCGTATAGCGTCTATGCGTACATCTGGCAGATTGCTTGCATCGGGTCCACACCGATCCATCGGCCAGCGGCGATCCCGCAAGGGATGGCCTTCTATGCCAGCATTTGCTCCCCAAACAGCTGCTCCAGCACGTCAAGCTGGGGCGGCGTGCCAGAGATGCGCAGGCGCGGCGCCGGCGCCAGCGTCAGCTCCCAGCCGATCTGGCGGCAGCACTGCCGCTCGGCGTCGATGTACTCGGCCACGGCGGGCGCGGCCTCGGGCGCGAAGTCGATCAGCAGCGCATCCGCCTCGCGGCGCACGCTTTGCACGGCCGGCGCCACGTCGAACACGCTGGCGGCGCCGCGCGGGCGCGCCTGAAAGTCGCAGACCAGCACGTCCAGCACATCTTGCTCGTTCATCAGTCTGCTCCTTCGTCGATCAGTGGGCAGCAGCCGCACTCGGCCACGCGGCGGCCCGGCGGAGCGCCGTCACGCAGGTGCCGCACGTGGCGCTCCAACTCGTCTAAATTGGTGCACAACGCCTGCCACTCGTCGATCTGGCGCCGCGCCCCCTGGCGCTGGGCCGCCAGGCGCGCGAGCAGATCGTCCATGTAGGCTCCGCACTCGGAGCTGAAGGCCAGCCCGACGAGCTCTTTGACCTCGGATAGCGGCAGGCCGAGCGCCCGCACCTGGCGGGCCAGGCGCAGCCGGCGCACGTCCGTGTGCGAGTAGAGGCGGTAGCCGGCCGCCGTGCGCGCAGGCCGCGGCACGATGCCTTCCGCTTCATAGAAGCGAATCGTGCGCACCGGCAGGCCGGTTTCCCGTGCGACGCCGCCGATCGTCAGCCGCTCGTGCATGGCGTGAGCGTAGACCTTGCAGTCACTGGAGGGTCAAGCGCCGTACGGCAGCGCGGAAGGCGACAGTCTCTGGGCCGTGTTACACCAGTCACACCCTGCCCGCAGGCGCAAATGGGCGAGTGCGAACGGCGGCGCGACGGGTACGCTACCATTAGCCCGTTGCCAGGCGCGAGGGCGAGGCCGGCGCGACCGGATCAGCGGTCCGCGGCCGGAGGCACGGCGGAGGAGGATGGCGTGGCCCTCGTTCCGCCGCCCGTGCCGCGCGCCGTACGCCGGGCCGCGAGCTTGCGCGACGTCCAGCACCTGTTTGCCGCGCTGCGGCGCTTGCGGCGGCACTATCTCGGCGCACAGGAGCGGCACCGGCGCCTGCTTTGGCTGGTGCAGGGCGCGTACATCGTGCTCTTCACCGCCTGGCTGCTCGACTCCCACACCTGGCCGGCGGCGGATGTCGTCGCCTGCTTCCTGCTGATCTTCGCCATCTTCACCATGCGCGGCGTGCGCTTCCTGCGCGACTGGGCGCCGTTCATGGTGTTGCTGCTGGCCTATGTGGCGCTGCCGGGTGTAACGCCGGGGCTGATCGGCCGCGCCCACGTGCAGTTCCCGAT from Dehalococcoidia bacterium includes:
- a CDS encoding MerR family transcriptional regulator codes for the protein MHERLTIGGVARETGLPVRTIRFYEAEGIVPRPARTAAGYRLYSHTDVRRLRLARQVRALGLPLSEVKELVGLAFSSECGAYMDDLLARLAAQRQGARRQIDEWQALCTNLDELERHVRHLRDGAPPGRRVAECGCCPLIDEGAD